Proteins from a genomic interval of Micromonospora sp. NBC_00389:
- a CDS encoding DUF167 domain-containing protein yields the protein MTAQDTLTVAVRVKPNASRDRVGGRFDGPHGPALVIAVHAPAVDGRATEAARRALAGALGVRPAAVSLRTGAASRDKLFLVDRPGPGLSEVLCRLRDGSAG from the coding sequence GTGACCGCCCAGGACACGCTCACCGTGGCGGTACGGGTGAAGCCCAACGCATCCCGGGACCGGGTCGGCGGCCGGTTCGACGGCCCGCACGGCCCCGCCCTGGTGATCGCGGTGCACGCCCCCGCCGTCGACGGTCGGGCCACCGAGGCCGCCCGCCGGGCGTTGGCCGGCGCATTGGGCGTCCGGCCGGCGGCGGTGTCGCTGCGTACCGGCGCGGCCAGCCGGGACAAGCTCTTCCTCGTCGACCGTCCCGGCCCGGGGCTGTCCGAGGTGCTGTGCCGCCTGCGCGACGGATCCGCC
- a CDS encoding DivIVA domain-containing protein, protein MPLTPADVHNVAFKKPPIGKRGYDEEEVDAFLDEVERELARLIEENNELRAQVERGGRGGAPAGPGGDARLAAELNDVKAQLDRVQRDKASAEQAARAMQAELEQVRATGGPAVTGDGEQQALRVLMMAQRTADDHVSDARREADQLLSEARGKAEEVTREARAKADALERDARQRHQEAMGGLDAKRTALQKHIEELKQFEREYRTRLKAYLESQLRDLDGRGQGLEAEMTRSEAGRVAGGGNGLAAAGLAGSYGGGGRSGALEAGR, encoded by the coding sequence ATGCCGCTGACCCCGGCCGACGTCCACAACGTCGCCTTCAAAAAGCCGCCGATCGGCAAGCGGGGCTATGACGAGGAGGAGGTCGACGCCTTCCTGGACGAGGTCGAGCGCGAGCTCGCCCGTCTCATCGAGGAGAACAACGAACTGCGCGCCCAGGTGGAGCGCGGCGGCCGTGGCGGTGCCCCCGCCGGCCCCGGCGGCGACGCCCGACTGGCGGCAGAGCTCAACGACGTCAAGGCCCAGCTTGACCGGGTGCAGCGCGACAAGGCGTCCGCCGAGCAGGCCGCCCGCGCCATGCAGGCCGAGCTGGAGCAGGTTCGCGCGACCGGCGGCCCGGCGGTCACCGGTGACGGTGAGCAGCAGGCCCTGCGCGTGCTGATGATGGCCCAGCGCACCGCCGACGACCACGTGTCCGACGCGCGCCGCGAGGCCGACCAGCTGCTGTCCGAGGCCCGCGGCAAGGCCGAGGAGGTGACCCGCGAGGCTCGCGCGAAGGCCGACGCCCTCGAGCGGGACGCCCGCCAGCGGCACCAGGAGGCCATGGGTGGCCTGGACGCCAAGCGCACGGCGCTGCAGAAGCACATCGAAGAGCTCAAGCAGTTCGAGCGCGAGTACCGCACCCGCCTCAAGGCCTACCTGGAGAGCCAGCTGCGTGACCTCGACGGTCGCGGCCAGGGCCTCGAGGCCGAGATGACCCGCTCCGAGGCAGGCCGGGTCGCCGGTGGTGGCAACGGGCTGGCCGCGGCGGGCCTCGCCGGTTCGTACGGCGGCGGCGGGCGCTCCGGCGCCCTCGAAGCCGGACGCTGA
- a CDS encoding YggT family protein, which produces MLSILLQVLYLILYVFLLLLLSRFVLSAVLQYGRRWQPGRGASAGLESVWSVTDPPLNALRRVIPPLRIGTVSIDLASLVLLVILFVLMEFVLGPSIRASA; this is translated from the coding sequence GTGTTGTCGATCTTGCTGCAAGTGTTGTACCTGATCCTTTATGTCTTCCTGCTCCTTCTTCTGTCCAGGTTTGTGCTGAGCGCCGTCCTGCAGTACGGCCGTCGGTGGCAACCGGGGCGTGGAGCATCGGCAGGATTGGAATCCGTGTGGAGCGTCACTGATCCCCCTCTCAACGCGTTGAGGCGTGTGATCCCTCCGCTGCGAATTGGTACCGTGAGCATCGACCTGGCCTCCCTTGTGCTCCTGGTTATCCTGTTCGTGCTGATGGAGTTCGTGTTAGGGCCGTCGATCAGGGCATCTGCCTGA
- a CDS encoding cell division protein SepF encodes MGALRKAGVWLGLVEEDDERAYDDGGYDKGGYRDSRYRQSRYAEEFADEDDDDTEEPPAPRPRASERGRLSDRANGRVSDSDRGDGERPERVERSSVRSITRSSAGETSGALTYHTRDNLALAPQASLRERAVPEEEQRYQITTLHPTTYREARTIGEHFRDGVPVIINLTEMDEADARRLVDFAAGLAFGLRGTIERVTNRVFLLSPANVQVTAEDKAKIAEGGFFSLS; translated from the coding sequence ATGGGTGCACTGCGCAAGGCGGGGGTCTGGCTCGGTCTGGTCGAAGAGGACGACGAGCGGGCCTACGATGACGGTGGCTACGACAAGGGTGGCTACCGTGACTCGCGGTACCGGCAGAGCCGGTACGCCGAGGAGTTCGCTGACGAGGACGACGACGACACCGAGGAGCCGCCGGCTCCCCGGCCGCGGGCCAGTGAGCGGGGTCGGCTCTCCGACCGGGCGAACGGGCGCGTCAGCGACTCCGACCGGGGCGACGGCGAGCGTCCGGAGCGGGTCGAGCGGTCCAGCGTCCGGTCGATCACCCGGTCGTCTGCCGGCGAGACCTCCGGTGCGCTGACCTACCACACCCGGGACAACCTTGCCCTCGCGCCGCAGGCCAGCCTGCGTGAGCGGGCGGTGCCCGAGGAGGAGCAGCGCTACCAAATCACCACGCTGCACCCGACCACCTACCGGGAGGCGCGCACCATCGGTGAGCACTTCCGCGACGGGGTGCCGGTGATCATCAACCTCACCGAGATGGATGAGGCCGATGCCCGCCGTCTGGTTGACTTCGCCGCCGGTCTGGCGTTCGGGCTGCGCGGTACGATCGAGCGCGTGACCAATCGGGTGTTCCTGCTCTCACCGGCCAATGTCCAGGTCACCGCGGAGGACAAGGCCAAGATCGCTGAGGGCGGTTTTTTCAGTCTGAGTTGA
- a CDS encoding YggS family pyridoxal phosphate-dependent enzyme codes for MTDSPATVRPERRAELAAGLAQVRARIADACADAGRDRSEVTMIAVTKTYPADDVLALAGLGVTDVGENRDQEAAGKAAEVAAAGVSPRWHFIGQLQRNKARSVVRYADVVHSVDSVRLARALATAAADRERPLAALVQVSIDGDPARGGALPDSADPSVGLEAVAEALAGASALRLAGLMAVAPLGWAPERAFARLAEVAEAFRAVHPGASALSAGMSGDLEIAIRYGATHVRVGSALLGMRPTLR; via the coding sequence ATGACCGACAGCCCAGCCACGGTACGACCGGAGCGGCGTGCCGAACTCGCGGCCGGCCTGGCCCAGGTCCGGGCCCGGATCGCCGACGCGTGCGCGGACGCCGGCCGGGACCGTTCCGAGGTCACGATGATCGCGGTGACCAAGACCTACCCGGCGGACGACGTACTGGCGCTGGCCGGGCTCGGGGTGACCGACGTGGGGGAGAACCGCGACCAGGAGGCGGCCGGTAAGGCCGCCGAGGTGGCCGCGGCCGGGGTGAGCCCGCGCTGGCACTTCATCGGCCAGCTACAGCGCAACAAGGCCCGTTCGGTGGTCCGGTACGCCGACGTGGTGCACTCCGTCGACAGTGTCCGGCTGGCCCGGGCGCTGGCCACCGCGGCGGCCGACCGGGAGCGACCGTTGGCCGCCCTGGTGCAGGTGAGCATCGACGGCGATCCGGCCCGGGGTGGCGCGCTGCCCGATTCGGCCGACCCGAGCGTCGGGCTGGAGGCGGTGGCCGAGGCGCTGGCCGGTGCGTCGGCCCTGCGGCTGGCCGGCCTGATGGCGGTGGCGCCGCTGGGCTGGGCGCCGGAGCGGGCTTTCGCCCGGCTGGCCGAGGTGGCCGAGGCGTTTCGCGCGGTCCACCCGGGAGCGAGCGCGTTGTCCGCTGGAATGAGCGGCGACCTGGAAATCGCGATCCGATACGGCGCGACACATGTCCGCGTCGGTAGCGCGTTGCTCGGAATGCGCCCCACGCTGCGGTAG
- the ftsZ gene encoding cell division protein FtsZ — MTPPHNYLAVIKVVGIGGGGVNAVNRMIEVGLKGVEFIAINTDAQALLMSDADVKLDVGRELTRGLGAGANPDVGKNAAEDHRDEIEEVLKGADMVFVTCGEGGGTGTGGAPVVANIARKLGALTIGVVTRPFSFEGKRRQVQAETGIDELRNQCDTLIVIPNDRLLALGDRGISMMDAFRTADQVLLSGVQGITDLITTPGLINLDFADVKSVMSGAGSALMGIGSARGENRAVEAAEAAISSPLLEQSMDGARGVLLSIAGGSDLGLFEINDAAQLVTDAAHPDANIIFGAVIDDALGDEVRVTVIAAGFDGGTPAYKAAEPSRKTNTNQPAPQSAPVPAPVTMPAPTQSPRRVLFDDVDVPDFLKNGS; from the coding sequence ATGACACCTCCGCACAACTACCTGGCGGTCATCAAGGTCGTCGGCATCGGGGGCGGCGGCGTCAACGCCGTCAACCGGATGATCGAGGTTGGGCTCAAGGGCGTCGAGTTCATCGCGATCAACACCGATGCCCAGGCGCTGCTGATGAGTGACGCCGACGTCAAGCTCGACGTCGGCCGGGAGCTGACCCGCGGCTTGGGCGCCGGGGCCAACCCGGATGTCGGCAAGAACGCCGCCGAGGACCACCGCGACGAGATCGAGGAGGTGCTCAAGGGCGCCGACATGGTCTTCGTGACCTGCGGCGAGGGCGGCGGCACCGGCACCGGCGGGGCGCCCGTGGTGGCGAACATCGCCCGCAAGCTCGGCGCGCTGACCATCGGCGTGGTGACCCGGCCGTTCTCCTTCGAGGGAAAGCGCCGCCAGGTGCAGGCCGAGACCGGAATAGACGAACTGCGCAACCAGTGCGACACCCTGATCGTCATCCCGAACGACCGGCTGCTGGCACTCGGCGACCGCGGCATCAGCATGATGGACGCGTTCCGCACCGCCGACCAGGTGCTGCTCTCCGGTGTGCAGGGCATCACCGACCTGATCACCACCCCGGGTCTGATCAACCTGGACTTCGCCGACGTCAAGAGCGTCATGAGCGGTGCCGGCAGTGCGCTGATGGGCATCGGCAGCGCCCGCGGCGAGAACCGCGCGGTCGAGGCGGCCGAGGCGGCCATCTCCAGCCCGCTGCTGGAGCAGAGCATGGACGGCGCGCGCGGCGTGCTGCTCTCCATCGCCGGCGGCTCCGACCTGGGCCTGTTCGAGATCAACGACGCGGCCCAGCTGGTCACCGACGCGGCCCACCCGGACGCCAACATCATCTTCGGCGCGGTGATCGACGACGCGCTCGGCGACGAGGTGCGGGTGACGGTCATCGCGGCGGGCTTCGACGGCGGCACGCCGGCGTACAAGGCGGCCGAGCCGTCCCGCAAGACCAACACCAACCAGCCGGCGCCGCAGAGCGCTCCGGTCCCGGCGCCGGTCACCATGCCGGCCCCGACCCAGTCGCCGCGTCGGGTGCTCTTCGACGACGTGGACGTGCCCGACTTCCTCAAGAACGGGTCCTGA
- a CDS encoding cell division protein FtsQ/DivIB: protein MSPGPARGRTSGADGGAPRRGPVRRWQLVRAGSDAVPASTRRFMARARQRRMRAALPWAATAGVLALVGLVAWTVLGTGLFGVREVKVEGASLVTPVQVRDAVGVADGVPLARVDLAAAARRVGTLAPVERATVSRDWPGALVVRVTERTPVAVVPQGEAFALVDRTGVAFRTVPRRPAELPLVRVARPAVDDPGTRAALEVLVALTPELRAELVDVSVEGLARISLRLRGDRTVVWGDATRGTDKARVATALLGEDTDRIDVSAPDVVTFR from the coding sequence ATGAGCCCCGGCCCGGCCCGAGGACGGACGAGCGGCGCCGACGGCGGCGCTCCCCGACGCGGTCCGGTCCGGCGCTGGCAGCTGGTCCGGGCGGGCAGCGACGCGGTGCCGGCGTCGACCCGCCGGTTCATGGCCCGCGCCCGGCAGCGCCGGATGCGCGCGGCGCTGCCGTGGGCGGCGACCGCCGGGGTGCTCGCCCTGGTCGGGCTGGTCGCCTGGACGGTGCTCGGCACCGGGTTGTTCGGGGTCCGCGAGGTGAAGGTGGAGGGTGCCAGCCTGGTCACCCCGGTACAGGTGCGTGACGCGGTCGGGGTGGCCGACGGGGTGCCGCTGGCCCGGGTGGACCTGGCTGCCGCCGCCCGCCGGGTCGGCACGCTGGCGCCGGTGGAGCGGGCCACGGTGTCCCGGGACTGGCCCGGCGCGCTGGTGGTCCGGGTGACCGAGCGGACCCCGGTGGCGGTGGTTCCGCAGGGTGAGGCGTTCGCCCTGGTCGACCGGACCGGGGTGGCGTTCCGGACGGTGCCCCGGCGCCCCGCGGAGCTGCCGCTGGTGCGGGTGGCCCGGCCGGCCGTCGACGATCCGGGTACCCGGGCCGCGCTGGAGGTGCTCGTCGCGTTGACCCCGGAACTGCGCGCCGAGTTGGTGGACGTGAGCGTGGAGGGGCTGGCGCGGATCAGCCTGCGGTTGCGCGGGGACCGGACGGTGGTCTGGGGTGACGCGACGCGGGGTACGGACAAGGCCCGGGTGGCCACCGCACTGCTCGGCGAGGACACCGACCGGATCGACGTGAGCGCGCCGGACGTGGTGACCTTCCGCTGA
- the murC gene encoding UDP-N-acetylmuramate--L-alanine ligase produces the protein MTAQFTPAGTLTAEDLGTIHLIGVGGVGMSGLARLFLTRGIPVSGSELREWPSLAGLRALGGTIHMSHEATNLDGVDTVVYSSAIPQDHLEMVEARRRGLRVLHRSEALAAAMTGRRAVAVAGTHGKTTTTSMVTMVLQQAGVDPSFVIGGEISEVGSGAHHGSGEYFVVEADESDRSFLIYRPYVSIITNVEADHLNTYGDYATLEAAFVEFAQLTDPDGFIITCADDPGGRRLAESLRAEGRRVYTYGEAADADLRLTDIVSSARGVRYLAAIDGRSLGEFRLPVPGRHMGLNSASAVLTAYLLDLPLPAAEAALAVFPGVRRRFERKGVADGVLVYDEYAYHPTSMTLALQTLREVAGEGRLIVVFQPYRLYRTRDSQAEIAEALAIADEVVLLEVFGPGELRQPGEGSAALIEAVALPAERKVFVDSWEAAPVEVVRRARPGDVVVTMGAPPISLMGDELLAGLLARTAGSAPTATVDPVATAPAVGHPVAGGSTAGGDGAALGGTAAPDGAAPTAG, from the coding sequence ATGACCGCGCAGTTCACCCCGGCCGGCACGCTCACGGCCGAGGACCTGGGCACCATCCACCTGATCGGGGTGGGTGGGGTCGGCATGAGCGGGCTCGCCCGGCTCTTCCTCACCCGGGGCATCCCGGTCTCCGGCAGTGAGCTGCGCGAGTGGCCGTCGCTGGCCGGCCTGCGGGCGCTGGGTGGGACGATCCACATGAGCCACGAGGCGACCAACCTCGACGGCGTGGACACCGTCGTCTACTCCTCGGCCATTCCGCAGGACCACCTGGAGATGGTCGAGGCGCGCCGGCGTGGCCTGCGGGTGCTGCACCGCTCCGAGGCGCTCGCCGCGGCGATGACCGGCCGCCGCGCGGTGGCGGTGGCCGGCACCCACGGCAAGACCACCACCACCTCGATGGTGACCATGGTGCTTCAGCAGGCCGGGGTCGATCCGTCCTTCGTGATCGGCGGGGAGATCTCCGAGGTCGGCTCGGGCGCCCACCACGGCAGCGGCGAGTACTTCGTGGTCGAGGCGGACGAGAGCGACCGGTCGTTCCTCATCTACCGCCCGTACGTCTCGATCATCACCAACGTCGAGGCGGACCACCTCAACACCTACGGCGACTACGCGACGCTGGAGGCGGCGTTCGTCGAGTTCGCCCAGCTCACCGACCCGGACGGGTTCATCATCACCTGCGCCGACGACCCGGGCGGGCGGCGGCTGGCCGAGAGCCTGCGCGCCGAGGGGCGGCGGGTGTACACGTACGGCGAGGCGGCCGACGCCGACCTGCGACTGACCGACATCGTCTCGTCCGCGCGCGGGGTGCGGTACCTGGCCGCGATCGACGGGCGGTCGCTGGGCGAGTTCCGGCTGCCGGTGCCGGGGCGGCACATGGGCCTGAACAGCGCCTCCGCGGTGCTGACCGCGTACCTGCTGGACCTGCCGCTGCCGGCGGCGGAGGCCGCGCTGGCGGTCTTCCCGGGGGTGCGGCGGCGCTTCGAGCGCAAGGGCGTCGCGGACGGCGTGCTGGTCTACGACGAGTACGCCTACCACCCGACCTCGATGACGCTGGCGTTGCAGACGCTGCGCGAGGTGGCCGGGGAGGGGCGGCTGATCGTCGTCTTCCAGCCGTACCGGCTGTACCGCACCCGCGATTCGCAGGCGGAGATCGCCGAGGCGCTGGCCATCGCCGACGAGGTGGTGCTGCTGGAGGTCTTCGGGCCGGGTGAGCTGCGTCAGCCCGGCGAGGGCTCGGCGGCGCTGATCGAGGCGGTGGCGCTGCCCGCCGAACGGAAGGTCTTCGTCGACTCCTGGGAGGCGGCGCCGGTCGAGGTGGTCCGCCGGGCCCGCCCGGGGGACGTGGTGGTGACCATGGGCGCCCCGCCGATCTCGCTGATGGGCGACGAGTTGCTTGCCGGCCTTCTCGCGCGTACCGCGGGCTCCGCGCCGACGGCGACCGTCGACCCGGTGGCCACCGCTCCGGCGGTCGGTCATCCGGTGGCCGGCGGCTCCACCGCCGGCGGCGACGGGGCGGCCCTCGGTGGCACCGCCGCACCGGACGGCGCGGCGCCCACGGCCGGATGA
- the murG gene encoding undecaprenyldiphospho-muramoylpentapeptide beta-N-acetylglucosaminyltransferase: MGPLRSVVLAGGGTGGHIYPLLAFADCLRRHDPGVRITCLGTPKGMENELIPPQGYDLRQIPAYQLPRSVNMNLVRTPGRMWTAARAAGKIIDEVRADAVVGFGGYVSVPAYLAAWRRELPMVIHEVNVPPGVANRLGMKFTKNIAVGFPHQPSQAESLRDARVVGVPLRRSIATLDRYALRNAARAHFGLRPDLPVLFVAGGSSGARSINLAVSGAAKELARNGVQVLHVMGARNEPVPIPTDLPVPYVTLPYLSEMELGYAAADLMLGRGGAMTVAEVAAIGLPTIYVPYPHSNQEQRRNALPVVEAGGGMLVDDAELTPDWLERTIIPLIRDPQRLYTMGAAAAAYGRRDGDEALRSYVIEAVAR; this comes from the coding sequence ATGGGTCCGCTGCGTTCGGTAGTGCTCGCGGGAGGTGGCACCGGGGGGCACATCTACCCGTTGCTCGCCTTCGCCGACTGCCTGCGCCGACACGACCCGGGCGTCCGGATCACCTGCCTCGGCACACCCAAGGGCATGGAGAACGAGCTGATCCCGCCGCAGGGCTACGACCTGCGGCAGATCCCGGCGTACCAGCTGCCCCGGTCGGTGAACATGAACCTGGTCCGCACGCCGGGCCGGATGTGGACCGCGGCCCGCGCGGCGGGCAAGATCATCGACGAGGTGCGCGCCGACGCGGTGGTCGGCTTCGGTGGGTACGTCTCGGTGCCGGCCTACCTCGCCGCCTGGCGCCGGGAGCTGCCCATGGTGATCCACGAGGTGAACGTGCCGCCGGGGGTGGCCAACCGGCTGGGCATGAAGTTCACCAAGAACATCGCGGTCGGCTTCCCGCACCAGCCGAGCCAGGCCGAGTCGCTGCGCGACGCCCGCGTGGTCGGGGTGCCGCTGCGCCGCAGCATCGCCACGCTGGACCGGTACGCGCTGCGCAACGCCGCCCGCGCCCACTTCGGGCTCCGCCCGGACCTGCCGGTGCTCTTCGTCGCCGGCGGCTCCTCGGGCGCCCGCTCGATCAACCTGGCGGTCTCCGGGGCGGCCAAGGAGCTGGCCCGCAACGGCGTGCAGGTGCTGCACGTGATGGGCGCCCGCAACGAGCCGGTGCCGATCCCCACCGACCTGCCGGTGCCGTACGTGACCCTGCCCTACCTGTCCGAGATGGAGCTGGGTTACGCCGCCGCCGACCTGATGCTGGGTCGGGGCGGTGCGATGACCGTCGCCGAGGTGGCCGCGATCGGGCTGCCCACGATCTACGTGCCGTACCCGCACAGCAACCAGGAGCAGAGGCGCAACGCGCTGCCCGTGGTGGAGGCCGGCGGCGGGATGCTGGTCGACGACGCGGAGCTGACCCCGGACTGGCTGGAGCGCACCATCATCCCGCTGATCCGTGACCCGCAGCGGTTGTACACCATGGGCGCGGCGGCAGCGGCGTACGGGCGCCGCGACGGCGACGAGGCGCTACGCTCGTACGTCATCGAGGCGGTGGCCCGATGA
- a CDS encoding FtsW/RodA/SpoVE family cell cycle protein, which translates to MPAPLRGLDAAGGLAALRGLLDRPLASYYLLLSSAGLLLLIGLTMVFSATSVRDFAEDGNASASVTKQAIFAVIGIGAFWVCQRLPATTYRSLGRPLLITSVGLLLVLNLLLAYARLAGRESAQLGPLKAELLWLFVGGIQLQPSELAKFALVLWGAHVIARKGAALGWWRELATPLFPVIGLLFVLVGYNDVGTMLCLLALVVGLLWAAGVRMRVFGALSVAGLAGIGLLIAVASLGAGSGEKGKENYRFARLTYFLNPPPPQECGDPCYQIYQGRLAIEHGGWFGVGLGKSSLKWDWLPAAHNDFIFAIIAEELGVIGCVVVLALFAVLAYTGLRIARRVDDPFRRLAAAAVTTWLVSQAVINIGGVVGLLPITGLPLPFISDGGSALVVTLAAIGMLASFARAEPDAARALHARPPARWVRLLWAPLPPLPGRRRRPATPSAGRGSVPRSRARRQDDQAVPRGVRQDRSRASSASERRR; encoded by the coding sequence GTGCCGGCGCCGCTGCGTGGGCTGGACGCCGCTGGTGGGCTGGCGGCGCTGCGCGGTCTGCTGGACCGGCCGCTGGCCTCCTACTACCTGCTGCTGTCCAGCGCCGGCCTGCTGCTGCTGATCGGGCTGACCATGGTCTTCTCGGCGACCAGCGTGCGGGACTTCGCCGAGGACGGCAACGCCTCGGCCTCGGTGACCAAGCAGGCGATCTTCGCGGTGATCGGCATCGGGGCGTTCTGGGTCTGCCAGCGGCTGCCCGCCACCACCTACCGGTCGCTGGGCCGACCGCTGCTGATCACCTCGGTGGGGCTGCTGCTGGTGCTCAACCTGCTGCTCGCCTACGCCCGGCTGGCCGGCAGGGAGTCGGCCCAGCTCGGCCCGTTGAAAGCCGAGCTGCTCTGGCTGTTCGTCGGCGGGATCCAGCTCCAGCCCTCCGAGCTGGCCAAGTTCGCGTTGGTGCTGTGGGGCGCACACGTGATCGCCCGCAAGGGTGCCGCGCTGGGCTGGTGGCGGGAGCTGGCCACCCCGCTCTTCCCGGTGATCGGGCTGCTCTTCGTCCTGGTCGGCTACAACGACGTCGGCACCATGCTCTGCCTGCTGGCCCTGGTCGTCGGCCTGCTCTGGGCGGCCGGGGTGCGGATGCGGGTCTTCGGCGCGCTCTCGGTGGCCGGCCTGGCCGGGATCGGCCTGCTCATCGCGGTGGCCTCGCTGGGTGCCGGCTCCGGCGAAAAGGGTAAGGAGAACTACCGCTTCGCCCGGCTCACCTACTTCCTCAACCCGCCGCCGCCGCAGGAGTGCGGCGACCCCTGCTACCAGATCTACCAGGGCCGGCTGGCCATCGAGCACGGCGGCTGGTTCGGCGTCGGGCTGGGTAAGAGCAGCCTCAAGTGGGACTGGCTGCCCGCGGCGCACAACGACTTCATCTTCGCGATCATCGCCGAGGAGTTGGGCGTGATCGGCTGCGTGGTGGTGCTCGCCCTCTTCGCGGTGCTCGCGTACACCGGGCTGCGGATCGCCCGGCGGGTCGACGACCCGTTCCGCCGGCTCGCCGCCGCCGCGGTGACCACCTGGCTGGTCAGCCAGGCCGTGATCAATATCGGTGGGGTGGTCGGGCTGCTGCCGATCACCGGCCTGCCCCTGCCGTTCATCTCAGACGGCGGAAGTGCCCTGGTCGTGACGCTGGCCGCGATCGGGATGCTGGCGTCCTTCGCGCGCGCCGAACCCGATGCGGCCAGAGCACTGCATGCCCGTCCGCCGGCCCGGTGGGTCCGACTACTCTGGGCCCCGTTGCCGCCGCTTCCCGGCCGGCGTCGCCGGCCGGCGACGCCGTCGGCTGGCCGAGGGTCCGTGCCCCGGTCCCGCGCGCGGCGACAGGACGACCAGGCCGTACCGCGCGGCGTCCGGCAGGACCGGAGTCGCGCGAGTTCGGCGAGCGAGAGGAGACGCTGA
- the mraY gene encoding phospho-N-acetylmuramoyl-pentapeptide-transferase encodes MRAVIVAVGVAFLVSLFCTPIAIKVFTRLKAGQPIRAEGPAMHQTKKGTPTMGGVVFILATVIAYVAGHLALTTLPDAQIAQVEPTITALVLLGLMVFSGAVGFLDDFLKVRKRNSAGLNKRGKLLGQILVGAVFGVVALYFPSTMTDASGAVTNTETVGSTTLSFIRDIDALEVSKIGAIIIFIFVVMGATNGVNLTDGLDGLATGASVMVLAAYALIAFWQYRHWCADPSYTQSYCYAVRDPLEIALIAGAAAGACVGFLWWNTSPARIFMGDTGALGLGGLIAGMAMSTRTILLLPIIGGLFVIITMSVVIQIISFRTTGKRVFRMSPLQHHFELAGWSEVNIVVRFWIIAGIGVAIALGLFYSEFLANMT; translated from the coding sequence GTGAGGGCGGTCATCGTCGCCGTCGGGGTGGCCTTCCTCGTCTCGCTCTTCTGCACCCCGATCGCGATCAAGGTGTTCACCCGGCTCAAGGCCGGCCAGCCGATCCGGGCCGAGGGCCCGGCCATGCACCAGACCAAGAAGGGCACGCCCACGATGGGCGGCGTGGTCTTCATCCTGGCCACGGTGATCGCGTACGTGGCCGGGCACCTGGCTCTGACCACCCTGCCGGACGCGCAGATCGCCCAGGTGGAGCCGACCATCACCGCCCTGGTGCTGCTGGGGCTGATGGTGTTCTCCGGTGCGGTGGGCTTCCTCGACGACTTCCTCAAGGTGCGCAAGCGCAACAGCGCCGGGCTGAACAAGCGCGGCAAGCTGCTCGGCCAGATCCTGGTCGGCGCGGTCTTCGGTGTGGTCGCGCTGTACTTCCCGAGCACGATGACCGACGCGTCGGGCGCGGTGACCAACACCGAGACGGTGGGCAGCACCACGCTGAGCTTCATCCGGGACATCGACGCCCTGGAAGTCAGCAAGATCGGCGCGATCATCATCTTCATCTTCGTGGTGATGGGTGCCACGAACGGGGTGAACCTCACCGACGGCCTGGACGGTCTGGCCACCGGCGCCTCGGTGATGGTGCTCGCCGCGTACGCGTTGATCGCGTTCTGGCAGTACCGGCACTGGTGCGCCGACCCGAGCTACACCCAGTCGTACTGCTACGCCGTCCGCGACCCGTTGGAGATCGCGCTGATAGCCGGGGCGGCGGCCGGGGCCTGTGTCGGCTTCCTGTGGTGGAACACGTCCCCCGCACGGATCTTCATGGGTGACACCGGTGCGCTGGGGCTGGGCGGCCTCATCGCCGGCATGGCGATGTCCACCCGGACCATCCTGCTGCTGCCGATCATCGGCGGGCTCTTCGTGATCATCACGATGTCCGTGGTGATCCAGATCATCTCCTTCCGGACCACCGGCAAACGTGTGTTCCGGATGTCGCCGCTGCAGCACCACTTCGAGTTGGCCGGCTGGAGCGAGGTCAACATCGTGGTCCGGTTCTGGATCATCGCCGGCATCGGGGTGGCCATCGCGCTGGGCCTGTTCTACAGCGAGTTCCTGGCCAACATGACCTGA